One window of Akkermansia biwaensis genomic DNA carries:
- a CDS encoding FKBP-type peptidyl-prolyl cis-trans isomerase N-terminal domain-containing protein — MKMNPSIALFAASALLAGVAGAQDKAAEAPAADQPKQEKEITVSPEQMKKDLGYFLGFQSGQQLGSVPTLTFDDLDQESFLQGIKDGMVRKPAKDQEQLKPALDAFQKQIDERIAAKAKSNLEASKKFMEENGKKEGVVTTKSGLQYKVEKKGGDEKFDEKKFKNPMFKVKYKGTLLDGTVFDDTKGQSVELPLQVIPGFAEALTTMPVGSKWIVYIPSELAYGENTPGAPIEPNSPLIFELELDGISEAPAPQGGPMSISPEQLQEMLKQNGAQ; from the coding sequence ATGAAGATGAACCCTTCCATCGCCCTGTTTGCCGCTTCCGCCCTTCTGGCGGGTGTGGCCGGCGCACAAGACAAGGCTGCTGAAGCTCCGGCGGCCGATCAACCCAAACAAGAGAAAGAAATTACTGTGTCTCCTGAACAGATGAAAAAGGACCTGGGCTATTTCCTGGGCTTCCAAAGCGGCCAGCAGCTTGGCTCCGTTCCCACCCTCACCTTTGACGATCTGGACCAGGAATCCTTCCTGCAGGGTATCAAGGACGGCATGGTTCGCAAGCCCGCCAAGGACCAGGAACAATTGAAGCCTGCTCTGGACGCGTTCCAGAAGCAGATTGACGAACGCATTGCCGCCAAGGCCAAGTCCAATCTGGAAGCCAGCAAGAAATTCATGGAGGAAAACGGCAAGAAGGAAGGCGTGGTAACCACGAAATCCGGCCTCCAGTACAAGGTGGAAAAGAAGGGCGGCGACGAAAAATTTGACGAGAAGAAGTTCAAGAACCCCATGTTCAAGGTGAAGTACAAGGGCACGCTGCTGGACGGTACCGTGTTTGACGACACCAAGGGACAATCTGTGGAACTTCCCCTCCAAGTCATTCCCGGCTTTGCGGAAGCCCTGACCACGATGCCCGTCGGTTCCAAGTGGATTGTTTACATCCCGTCGGAGCTGGCTTATGGTGAAAACACGCCCGGTGCACCGATTGAGCCCAATTCCCCCCTCATCTTTGAACTGGAACTGGATGGCATCTCGGAAGCCCCGGCTCCCCAGGGCGGTCCCATGAGCATTTCTCCCGAACAGCTTCAGGAAATGCTCAAGCAGAACGGAGCTCAATAA
- the purN gene encoding phosphoribosylglycinamide formyltransferase produces MSRLPKLGILGSGSGSNCQSIHDAIRSGALKAEIAVVMSDNPDAYILERARSWGVPAEVIDCAGFKTKFPEESQEAVAARLKEYGVDCVCLAGFMRLVKSPLLQAFPSRIVNIHPSLLPAFPGLHAWEQAVHAGAEESGCTVHYVDGGMDTGPILGQARVPVLPGDTPESLHARIQVEEHRLYPAMIARVLETLE; encoded by the coding sequence ATGTCCAGATTGCCCAAATTAGGAATACTCGGCTCCGGATCCGGCTCCAATTGCCAGTCCATTCATGACGCCATCCGGTCCGGCGCCCTCAAGGCGGAAATAGCCGTGGTGATGTCCGACAACCCGGATGCCTACATTCTGGAACGCGCCCGTTCCTGGGGCGTTCCGGCGGAAGTGATCGACTGTGCGGGCTTCAAGACCAAATTCCCGGAGGAATCCCAGGAGGCCGTTGCCGCGCGCCTGAAGGAATACGGCGTGGACTGCGTGTGCCTGGCCGGCTTCATGCGGCTGGTAAAATCCCCCTTGCTGCAGGCGTTCCCTTCCCGCATCGTCAACATCCATCCCTCTCTCCTGCCCGCGTTTCCCGGCTTGCACGCCTGGGAACAGGCCGTCCATGCGGGCGCGGAAGAAAGCGGCTGCACCGTGCATTATGTGGACGGAGGCATGGACACGGGCCCCATCCTCGGGCAGGCCCGCGTGCCCGTATTGCCCGGAGATACGCCGGAAAGCCTGCATGCCCGTATCCAGGTGGAGGAGCACAGGCTTTATCCCGCCATGATTGCCCGCGTGCTGGAAACTCTGGAGTAA
- a CDS encoding aminopeptidase has protein sequence MRDTRFQELAAQLAGYSTALRPGDRVLLELTDIPEEMGVALIREVRAAGALPFLRLNQTRLNREMLSGAVEEQYEAIARHRMAEMEDMDAYIEIRGGGNAFEFSSVPQENMATAMKALNPVAQRRIRHTRWCGLRWPSEGMAQQAAMSTEEFEDFYFRTCLMDYGTLRPAMKRLAEMMEAADKVRITGPGTNIAFSIKGLNAIPCAGECNLPDGEVFTAPVIDSANGHISFNVPSLFQGIPFDSIRLTLEDGLIVHAEAGDKTPQLNAILDTDPGARRLGEFAFGVNPAITKPMRNILFDEKISGSFHLTPGQAYHVADNGNQSRIHWDMVCIQTEEAGGGDIYLDNELVRHNGLFTSPELAILNPIHS, from the coding sequence ATGAGAGACACTCGTTTTCAGGAGTTGGCCGCCCAGCTCGCGGGATACTCCACCGCCCTGCGCCCGGGCGACCGGGTTCTTCTGGAATTAACGGATATTCCGGAAGAAATGGGAGTGGCCCTCATCCGGGAAGTACGCGCCGCAGGAGCCCTTCCCTTTCTGCGCCTGAACCAGACGCGGCTGAACCGGGAAATGCTTTCCGGAGCCGTGGAAGAGCAGTATGAAGCCATCGCCCGGCACCGCATGGCGGAAATGGAGGACATGGACGCCTATATAGAAATTCGTGGAGGCGGAAACGCCTTTGAATTTTCCTCCGTTCCCCAGGAGAACATGGCCACAGCCATGAAGGCTCTGAATCCCGTGGCCCAAAGACGCATCCGCCACACGCGCTGGTGCGGGCTGCGCTGGCCGTCGGAAGGCATGGCCCAGCAGGCGGCCATGAGTACGGAAGAGTTTGAGGATTTTTATTTCCGCACCTGCCTGATGGATTACGGAACCCTGCGCCCCGCCATGAAACGGCTGGCGGAGATGATGGAAGCCGCCGACAAGGTCCGTATCACGGGGCCGGGCACGAACATTGCCTTTTCCATCAAGGGGCTGAACGCCATCCCCTGCGCCGGGGAGTGCAACCTGCCGGACGGGGAAGTGTTTACGGCCCCCGTCATCGACAGCGCCAACGGGCACATTTCCTTCAACGTTCCCTCCCTGTTCCAGGGCATTCCGTTCGATTCCATCCGCCTGACATTGGAAGACGGCCTGATTGTTCACGCGGAAGCCGGGGACAAGACCCCGCAGCTCAACGCCATTCTGGACACGGACCCCGGCGCGCGCCGGCTGGGGGAATTCGCCTTCGGGGTCAATCCGGCCATTACCAAACCGATGCGGAACATTCTTTTTGACGAAAAGATATCCGGCTCCTTCCACCTGACGCCGGGACAGGCCTACCATGTGGCGGACAACGGCAACCAGTCCCGAATCCACTGGGACATGGTCTGCATCCAGACGGAAGAGGCCGGAGGCGGAGACATTTACCTGGACAACGAACTCGTACGCCATAACGGACTTTTCACTTCCCCGGAACTGGCTATACTCAATCCCATTCATTCATGA
- the yaeI gene encoding phosphodiesterase YaeI, whose product MTAAPSPSKKRSLLRKFLYLAAAAVLLGSLLLSYMQWEANTLRFRETQAPAGCLPGLSGLRILVLSDVHTGLPMLEEAVHMAEQAKPDMIVFLGDLYTDYQRATHAGDYIRQFQKLSSIAPSYACLGNHDMALAGNVERILKEGGFTLLRNSASFITVPRLGNAEFKLAGLGDVREGDCFPDKCMALADLAENSPMPTIVLCHNPKGRELLDRYHWDLMLSGHTHGGQIRLPFFSSPLLMVEGETMASGFYPYGEKSVFVTPGIGYIGPGRFNCPPEVNLITIP is encoded by the coding sequence ATGACTGCCGCTCCCTCTCCCTCCAAAAAACGTTCCCTGCTCCGCAAGTTCCTTTACCTGGCTGCCGCAGCCGTTCTTCTGGGGTCCCTGCTCCTTTCCTACATGCAGTGGGAGGCCAACACTCTGAGATTCCGTGAAACGCAGGCCCCGGCCGGATGCCTGCCCGGCCTTTCCGGCCTGCGCATCCTGGTCCTGTCGGACGTGCACACGGGCCTCCCCATGCTGGAAGAGGCGGTGCACATGGCGGAGCAGGCCAAACCGGACATGATCGTGTTCCTGGGAGACCTTTACACGGATTACCAGCGGGCCACCCATGCAGGAGACTACATCAGACAATTCCAGAAGCTTTCCTCCATCGCTCCGTCCTACGCGTGCCTGGGCAACCATGACATGGCCCTGGCCGGCAATGTGGAACGCATCCTGAAGGAGGGAGGCTTCACGCTGCTGAGGAATTCCGCTTCCTTCATCACCGTCCCCAGGCTGGGGAATGCCGAATTCAAGCTGGCCGGGCTGGGTGACGTGCGGGAGGGGGACTGCTTTCCCGATAAATGCATGGCTCTAGCAGACCTGGCGGAGAATTCCCCCATGCCGACTATCGTCCTGTGCCACAACCCCAAGGGTAGGGAACTGCTGGACCGCTACCACTGGGACCTGATGCTTTCCGGCCATACGCACGGGGGGCAGATCAGGCTCCCCTTCTTTTCCTCACCCCTGCTGATGGTGGAAGGGGAAACCATGGCTTCCGGGTTTTACCCTTACGGGGAGAAATCCGTTTTTGTCACTCCCGGCATAGGGTACATAGGGCCGGGGCGCTTCAACTGCCCGCCGGAAGTCAACCTGATCACCATTCCTTGA
- a CDS encoding cation:proton antiporter — translation MMFLSVLASAEPNAAPPFFTLLTVVFMGIIAIALVLAHFRQSLMAGYFICGVILANCGILDHIPNSDVSIQALSEVGIILLMFTLGLEFSLDELKHLRKTALLGGGLQMFLCTAVFGLGLHYVTGMDISHSLTVGAIMGLSSTAVALKSFQEFGLSGTSGARMALGIALFQDIAAIMLVAIMPQIFGTSRDSWETAFNIGAAVLRGVIFLAAAWLIGRYLLPRIMLAVARTKSRELFTLMVFAICSGIAMLASLLGLSIELGAFTAGLFVSGSYYSHRVLSEVLPFKDLFLTIFFVSAGLLIDINDLWEHIGNVVVFATFVLAVKFVACLVAAHFLKIPGRMGIMASTALTNVGEFSLVLIPFMQEITPIPALVTANVYAIAAVSMGMTPLLMKAARRLTPLLVRIPGLKMKNERMSVENLITRVSGIKDHAVICGYGPVGRRMHESLGRYGIPCIIIDLNADTVKSLLNGGHLAFLGDIQHQITMELASIRTARLIAFTFPDPNPALSTYMQIKNANPDITVIARAKFRSEVASLHHAGVVNVIHDEEETGAAAVRLAKLSFDIIETGNGAPLSH, via the coding sequence ATGATGTTCCTTTCTGTGCTGGCTTCCGCGGAACCGAATGCCGCCCCACCCTTTTTCACGCTGCTGACCGTCGTGTTCATGGGAATCATCGCGATCGCCCTGGTTCTGGCCCATTTCCGGCAGTCCCTGATGGCGGGCTACTTCATCTGCGGCGTCATTCTGGCCAACTGCGGCATTCTGGACCACATTCCCAATTCCGACGTCAGCATCCAGGCTCTCTCGGAAGTAGGCATCATCCTGCTCATGTTCACGCTGGGACTGGAATTTTCCCTGGACGAACTCAAGCACCTGCGGAAAACGGCGCTGCTGGGCGGCGGCCTTCAGATGTTCCTCTGTACGGCGGTCTTCGGGCTGGGCCTGCATTACGTGACGGGCATGGACATCAGCCATTCCCTGACGGTAGGGGCCATCATGGGGCTGTCCTCCACGGCGGTAGCCCTGAAATCATTCCAGGAATTCGGGCTGAGCGGCACTTCCGGAGCCAGGATGGCGCTGGGAATCGCGCTGTTCCAGGATATTGCAGCCATCATGCTCGTGGCCATCATGCCCCAGATATTCGGAACCTCCCGCGATTCCTGGGAAACGGCGTTCAACATAGGAGCCGCCGTGCTGAGAGGCGTGATCTTCCTGGCCGCCGCATGGCTGATCGGCCGCTATCTGCTTCCACGCATCATGCTGGCCGTGGCCCGCACAAAAAGCCGGGAGCTGTTCACCCTGATGGTGTTCGCCATCTGCTCCGGCATCGCCATGCTCGCCAGCCTGCTGGGATTGAGCATAGAGCTGGGAGCGTTCACCGCCGGGCTTTTCGTCAGCGGCTCCTATTACAGCCACCGGGTTCTCAGCGAAGTGCTTCCGTTCAAGGACCTTTTCCTCACCATTTTCTTCGTTTCCGCGGGACTGCTGATCGATATTAACGACCTGTGGGAACACATCGGCAACGTAGTCGTTTTCGCCACCTTCGTTCTCGCCGTCAAATTCGTGGCCTGCCTTGTAGCGGCGCATTTCCTGAAAATTCCGGGGCGCATGGGCATCATGGCTTCCACGGCCCTGACCAACGTGGGGGAATTCTCCCTGGTGCTGATTCCTTTCATGCAGGAGATCACCCCCATTCCCGCCCTGGTGACGGCCAACGTGTACGCCATTGCCGCCGTCTCCATGGGCATGACGCCCCTGCTGATGAAGGCGGCGCGCCGCCTTACCCCGCTGCTGGTGCGCATTCCCGGCCTGAAGATGAAGAATGAACGCATGAGCGTCGAAAACCTGATTACGCGCGTATCCGGCATCAAGGACCACGCCGTCATCTGCGGCTACGGCCCCGTGGGCAGAAGAATGCACGAAAGCCTGGGGCGGTACGGCATTCCCTGCATCATCATCGACTTGAACGCGGATACCGTCAAATCCCTGCTCAACGGCGGCCATCTGGCTTTTCTGGGGGACATCCAGCACCAGATCACCATGGAGCTGGCGAGCATCCGGACGGCGCGCCTGATCGCCTTCACTTTCCCGGACCCTAATCCGGCCCTGTCCACCTACATGCAGATCAAGAATGCCAATCCGGACATCACTGTGATTGCCCGCGCCAAATTCCGCTCGGAAGTGGCTTCCCTGCATCACGCCGGAGTCGTCAACGTCATTCACGACGAAGAGGAAACTGGCGCCGCCGCCGTGCGGCTGGCCAAGCTGAGCTTTGACATTATCGAAACCGGGAACGGAGCCCCGCTGTCCCACTGA